Proteins from a single region of Hordeum vulgare subsp. vulgare chromosome 6H, MorexV3_pseudomolecules_assembly, whole genome shotgun sequence:
- the LOC123401824 gene encoding subtilisin-like protease SBT1.4, whose translation MELIRPLALAALCVLLAATVAATAAPATEVEAQSSYIVHVAAEHAPRLPRRGLLTTRAYGSFLRDHIPVEMSSPAPAVLYSYAHAATGFAARLTERQAELLASSSSVLAVVPDTMQELHTTLTPSFLGLSPSSGLLKASNGATDVVIGVIDTGVYPEGRPSFAADPSLPPPPSKFRGRCVSGPSFNGSALCNNKLVGAKFFQRGQEALRGRALGADSKSALDTNGHGTHTSSTAGGSAVADAGFFDYARGKAVGMAPGARIAVYKACWEGCASSDILAAFDEAIADGVDVISVSLGAVGSAPDFYGDTTAVGAFRAVRRGIVVSASAGNSGPGDSTACNIAPWFLTVGASTLNRQFPGDVVLGNGETFTGTTLYAGEPLGPTKIPLVYGGDVGSKACEEGKLNATKVAGKIVLCEPGVNARAAKPLAVKLAGGAGAILASTQPFGEQALTTPHVHPATAVAFVDGAKIFKYIRAQASPTATIIFRGTVVGSTPPSPRMAAFSSRGPNLRAPEIFKPDVTAPGVDILAAWTGANSPTELDSDTRRVKYNIISGTSMSCPHVSGIAALLRQARPEWSPAAIKSALMTTAYNVDNTGGVIGDMSSGDASTPFARGAGHIDPNSAVDPGLVYDAGTEDYITFLCALGYTARQVAVFGSSISCSTRAGSAVGDHNYPAFSVVFTSNKSAVVTQRRVVRNVGSDAEATYTAKVTAPDGVRVRVSPETLRFGATQKTQEYVLAFAQGSPGSATAKYTFGSIEWSDGEHSVTSPIAVTWPASKVAEM comes from the coding sequence ATGGAGCTCATCAGACCGCTCGCGCTCGCGGCACTctgcgtcctgctcgccgccaccGTCGCCGCCACTGCGGCACCGGCCACGGAGGTGGAGGCACAGTCCTCCTACATCGTGCACGTCGCTGCGGAGCACGCGCCACGGCTGCCACGCCGCGGCCTGCTGACCACCCGGGCGTACGGCTCGTTCTTGCGCGACCACATCCCCGTGGAGATGTCCAGCCCGGCGCCGGCCGTGCTCTACTCCTACGCGCACGCCGCCACCGGCTTCGCGGCGCGGCTCACGGAGCGCCAGGCTGAGCTGCTCGCGTCGTCGAGCTCGGTGCTTGCGGTCGTGCCCGACACGATGCAGGAGCTGCACACCACGCTGACGCCGTCCTTCCTCGGCCTCTCGCCGTCCTCCGGGCTGCTCAAGGCATCCAACGGCGCCACGGACgtcgtcatcggggtcatcgacaccGGCGTGTACCCGGAAGGGCGCCCGTCCTTCGCGGCCGACCCGTCGCTGCCGCCCCCGCCGAGCAAGTTCCGCGGCAGGTGCGTCTCCGGTCCGTCGTTCAACGGCTCTGCGCTCTGCAACAACAAGCTCGTCGGCGCCAAGTTCTTCCAGCGGGGGCAGGAGGCTCTACGCGGCCGTGCGCTCGGCGCGGACTCCAAGTCGGCACTCGACACCAACGGCCATGGCACCCACACCTCCTCCACAGCCGGCGGCTCTGCTGTCGCGGACGCCGGCTTCTTCGACTACGCGAGAGGAAAAGCCGTCGGCATGGCCCCGGGCGCGCGCATTGCCGTCTACAAGGCGTGCTGGGAAGGGTGCGCGAGCTCTGACATCCTCGCCGCGTTTGACGAGGCCATCGCGGACGGCGTCGACGTCATCTCTGTCTCGCTCGGCGCCGTCGGCAGTGCCCCGGACTTTTATGGCGACACGACCGCTGTGGGTGCGTTCCGCGCAGTCAGAAGGGGCATCGTCGTCTCCGCCTCCGCCGGAAACTCCGGCCCCGGAGATTCCACCGCATGCAACATAGCGCCATGGTTCTTGACGGTCGGTGCGTCCACCCTCAATCGCCAATTCCCGGGCGATGTCGTTCTCGGCAACGGCGAGACCTTCACGGGCACTACTCTCTACGCCGGCGAGCCGCTCGGCCCGACCAAGATACCACTGGTCTACGGAGGAGACGTGGGCTCCAAAGCGTGCGAAGAGGGGAAGCTGAACGCCACCAAGGTCGCCGGGAAGATTGTTTTGTGTGAACCGGGTGTAAATGCCCGAGCAGCGAAACCACTTGCCgtgaagctcgccggcggcgccGGAGCGATCCTCGCGAGCACACAGCCATTCGGCGAGCAGGCCCTCACCACCCCCCATGTCCACCCCGCCACGGCCGTGGCATTTGTGGACGGCGCCAAGATCTTCAAGTACATACGCGCGCAAGCTTCCCCTACCGCGACGATCATCTTCCGTGGCACCGTGGTCGGCTCGACGCCTCCTTCCCCAAGAATGGCGGCCTTCTCGAGCCGCGGGCCAAACTTGCGTGCGCCGGAGATCTTCAAGCCGGACGTAACCGCGCCGGGCGTGGACATCCTCGCGGCTTGGACAGGCGCCAACTCGCCCACGGAGCTGGACAGCGACACGAGGCGGGTGAAGTACAACATCATATCGGGCACGTCCATGTCATGCCCGCACGTGAGCGGCATCGCCGCGCTGCTCCGGCAGGCGAGGCCAGAGTGGAGCCCTGCGGCGATCAAGTCCGCGCTGATGACCACCGCGTACAACGTGGACAACACCGGCGGCGTCATCGGCGACATGTCCAGCGGCGACGCGTCCACGCCGTTCGCGCGAGGGGCCGGGCACATCGACCCCAACAGCGCCGTGGACCCGGGGCTCGTGTACGACGCCGGCACGGAGGACTACATCACCTTCCTGTGCGCGCTGGGCTACACCGCCAGGCAGGTCGCCGTCTTCGGCTCGTCCATCAGCTGTTCGACGCGTGCGGGCTCCGCCGTGGGCGACCACAACTATCCGGCCTTCTCGGTGGTGTTCACCTCGAACAAGTCGGCGGTCGTCACGCAGCGCCGCGTCGTGCGCAACGTCGGCAGCGACGCCGAGGCGACGTACACGGCCAAGGTCACCGCCCCGGACGGCGTGCGCGTCAGGGTGAGCCCGGAGACGCTGCGGTTCGGCGCGACGCAGAAAACGCAGGAGTACGTGCTCGCATTTGCGCAAGGAAGCCCCGGTAGCGCCACCGCGAAGTACACGTTCGGGTCGATCGAGTGGAGCGACGGCGAGCACTCGGTGACGAGCCCCATCGCCGTCACCTGGCCGGCGAGCAAGGTTGCGGAGATGTGA